Part of the Vigna unguiculata cultivar IT97K-499-35 chromosome 3, ASM411807v1, whole genome shotgun sequence genome, GCTTTGACGGTTGCGTACTCCCTTTTTACTCAGTAATCggtgaaaattttgaaactaaCGAAACTTCAGATCCCCTCCTCCATTGCTCGTATTAACCAACTGAACTCCTAAAAATCTATAGACAAGTCAAAAGCAGTATCATCAGATCTATCACCAATCATCGGGAACAAAGAAAACTCAACAAAACCCTTCGGCTATCCAAACTCAATCATCGTCTGAATCTGcaaaaaatggaaagaaaaaaaaaacctcctTCAGTAAAAATAAAGTACGTATATACCCAAGACAATGACCAAAGGATCTGTAGATGCAGAAAATTGGTTGCAACCAGATACAGTATTGGTAGTAATCGTAGCTATTAACATATCATCGATCCATGGTCACACATTAGTCACACATTATAATATCTAAAACAGGTAAAAAATATCTGGTATACTTTCTTCTTAAATCTGAACCACCAAATTCTGGGTAAGAGGCTATTGGCATCCCAAAAGATACAGGAGTTGCAAAACATTCTACTCAAAAGTAACATTTTATACTGTGCTCCAggaaaaataatactaaaaatcgATTCAGTGCAAGATAATacgaaaaaaaatcattggcaCACATCCCAACACTGGACTGGTTCcagaacaaaacaataatacatACTCATAATACCCTGTATGATGAAACCTGCTTACCAGATCTTATATCCTCGCCAACTTTTCCCCTATTTTTCAGCTGTCTATAGATCATTGCACATATGAGCTTCCACCAGTAGATATGGAAGATGAGTAGCATTATGAGCATTGTATTAAaaatgtagtagagaaacaTGTCAAAACCTTCTGACAGGTTTAGGCACTGTTGAAGATCAATGCTGGAGAGTGGAAACAGAAATAAGATTAATAAATAAGCATCTACCAAAACAAAGtcaaataaatatgataaaattaaaaaagacaaACCTTGTTGCCTTAATAAcccaaaaaggaaagaaaattagCCGCAATATGAGCCACGAAACTGCAAAGAATCCAAAACACACACTTGCACCAAACTCCCTTCCAGAATACTTGAAAACCTTGGCAGCTTCCATGAACACATCACTTGCATCATGAAGGGCGAGGATTATGGAGCCAATCCTAAAAAAACTGTAAATGCAGCAAGTTTAAGTTATCTCTCATAATTTCTATCCAAGATTTTAGTGTCAGTTTTGCAATTTCAATTATCTAAATTACCCAACCTAATATAACATAACCTTTAAAAAAGTCAGAAGTCACAAGAAGAAATCAGACATGAAAGAACATTCTAATCTATCGTACAAAAAGGATACTTGTCCATCATTTCTCATTTCTAAGCATTTACAGAGAATCAAATCAAATCTAAGACATACATCTATTTAAGTGCGGACATGAGATTGTTTTATTGCATAGAAGTTACATATGTAATTACATAATACATGCCACAGACCATAATATTGCAAAAAAATTATCAGCCAGTATTAATGCTCTAAACAGGTATATAGGTCTACAAGTTTCAAGCTATGTTTGCATTGATGGAAAAGAGTGGAATGGAGCTCAGTGGAATGAACCCCAATCCACCCAATATCCCTCTTTTCTCCCCTTTCAACTTGGGATTATGGGATAAAATCCACCATTTCACCCATCCACTTCATTTTGTTCCACCCCATTGCATCCCACTCAACAGTGGATATCCAAACATAGCCTCGAGAAATAATACAGGctcttaaatattatttataataatggaAAATTTATCATATGCAACAAATTTAAGACAGGCTCCTAATTTTTGTAGACAGGAAAAAACAAACATGATTAAATGGTCATCCATCTCCATGcagtaaattaaaaatgaaaattcaagaaactATACTGGTTAAAGATAGAAAGTAGAAACATATGATAAATCCCAAAACATATTTCCAAACTGagacttaaaatttattggttttaAAAACACCACCTACgtttatgaatattatttggGCAACAAAACGCATTAATGTCTAAAACTCTTAACAGATACAAAATGTTAAAAGCACTAGAAATAAGACACTAAGTGAGGATTTTCATGcttgtttaaaaaataacaaataataactaaattccAAATTTAAGGTTTATGTAAAACAGGTATTGTATATTCTGCAAATAAAATTAAGGCTTGTTGGAAACATCAAGATATTTTACCTCGTTAGATATGAACACCCAATTAGTAAAACAGTAATTACATGGTGGGTAAACATCACCGAAAAATCCTTCCTTCTAGTCTCCCATGTCAGAATAGCAGCAATACTATATATGTAGAACCCACACTGGCACATGTAATACAACACCAGAGAACTCCTGGGATAAGACATAAAACAGGGtgcaatataaattttaatttgccAACTTCTATTTACCACAAAACTCGTAAAGTACAATAATCTTATAAACAACttcctaaaaattaaaattcccCCATTTGAATTATGTCCATAGAAGCAGATAGCAAGTTgcattgtataaaaaataataatagtaccACAAATGGCAAGTTAGAAAAGATGACATCAAGTTAAAAGAAGCAAGGTACAAATTAATCATAGCCTATAAAACCATATAAAATAGATAAGTGCATTGTCTTTTAAAAAAGTGAGGAACATATGTATATATTGCTTTGAAACTGTTAATATTTGCTGTCATGCACCTAGTTCTCcgtaaactaaaataaaaaactagatTTAGGTCTCTAGTAGcctacaaaacaaaaatgccCAAGGTCCAACTGTCAATTTCTGAAAACTTATTACTCAGTTTTAATGTGAACCTAGATTTGTAAGTTATGAATTGACTTCTGATCTTAACCATAAGAGAAAATTTAAGATGtaaagcaaataaaatttaagatgaGTACAAGGTTCAATGAGAAGGTTTTCCTGATGAACATGTCAACAAGATAAATGCAGGTCACTCAATGTGGGAAAACCATTTGTTACTGACTAGACTGGTTTTGTTCATCATGCAACATAAAATACTTACTTTAACTCATGATTTGGCCAGTCATTGAAGTATAATTTCGTATTACTGAACCAGGGTTCCTGGTAGGTAATTTTAAGAATGAATGCTTCAACAGCAGCATAATATGTTAACTTCCACATTGACTCTGAGCATTTTCCAATCTTTACTTGCATTTCCTTAGTAATACGTGATGGAGCTTTACCCTTTGTCAACATCCTAATGGACAACCTCTGTAAACAACAACAATATTTAAGAATATGAAGGAAAAGGTAAATGAATTTAATATCTTGAAAACACAAAagatactaaatatttttttcatttagtaAGTGAGAGGATTAGTAAGAATATGATATAAGAGGATTTGGAATTATTCTAAACTGCAACAGGGTCACAGCTgcttccaaaaaaaaatatgtttttccaCAGATCTCTAAACTGATTGACAAAACTTCGTGGAACAATTaagaatttacaaaaatgtcaagCTTAGGCATTAGAAGTCTTTGATCATCCTTGCTGATGTGCTTTGCCAGAAAATATTTAACCTATCATCCCATACGGCCAGACTGAGGTTGCACCATACTATCGTACTTTTTTCCCAATACAACAGGTGAAAGAAACCAAAGCGACATTTGGCAAAGAGATCTCTTCCAGACACAAGATAAATTTCTGCGATTTACGAACAACAATGGCCAAGAATGGCCAAGTCATTTCCTACATGTTTTGAGAACACGATATTCTTCTACAACCCTTTACAAACAACAGCGCTTTTTCCTTTTTTGCATCCTAATTTCACCAGTAAGATTAGAAAGTAATGTCTACTACCAACAGTAATGCATGGTGGTGGTTACTATATGGAACAGAAGGTAACACAAAATCAACTGTGTAATAATCAACCATGAGCAGCATGGAAGAAATATAATGCACACACGATACCTTCCATTCATCAATTGGAAATGTAGAAAACCTCCCAAGACAATCCGTGTCCCAACACAATAGGAAGCATAGatcatataattttttccaTATATGAGCTAATAATAACTCTTAATTGCAAAAGTTGGCCAACAACATAATTAAGAAGGATAAAAGAATACCAATAGACAGATTTAACTCAACACAAATGAGCAGCATTGCATTAGAACATTTTCCATAAGAGAAACACTGATGCCTTAATTTTCAATTGCGCAATTAACACCAATTGAAGCTCACTGAAAGATCCTTCACACATTTGAACAAATTGCAGGAAACAAATACCGATTAAATGCaaccaaaaacagaaaaaagaaaaaaaaaatccgccAACTCAAAGAAAAGTTGTGCTGAATTACTAACAAAACCGACGGCTTCTGCAGTTTCTTTCAATGAACCCTAAAAAGGATAATCAATAAACAGGCACAAACCAGAACTAGCcgtttcttctattttattaaactaaatctctaacaaaacagaaaacaagCCATCTACAGGAATCGAATTCGGCAAGCAACGAGAAATTCGCTACGAAAACAGAGGAACTTACGCGAAAAACGAATCTGTCAAGGAAGAACCTGGCCGCGAAACTTGCGAAGGCGAAGTAGATCGCGGCGGAGAAGTGCGAGGAGTGCGGCGTCGCATTCTCGGTCCAGAGGAAATCCATGGCGGATTACAACAGCTGCAGTTTCAGAAGAAAGCGTAGAGAGAATGAGTAACAAGAGCAGCACAGACAAAGATCATTGACAGCATCAAAAGGAAACGCAAGAATTTTCATGTATTGAAGCGATAGCCACGATGAGATCGGGTTCTCACCTGCTTTCGAGGATGGCTTCGCTGGCGGCTTCGCTGGCGGCTTCGTGAGTCGTGAAAGCGGAAATGCGCGCAGAGGAAGAAGCCAACGAAACGACGGAGGGAAAGTGTGTGCGAAAGAGGGAGGGAGAGAGAGCTTGAAACGGAAAAATgcaaatgaaaagaaatgtCTTGGAGTTAGAAATGTCTGAGTTAGAGggtttgttttttcttgttttcttttcttttctttcgtTTAATCTTCTTCTCCCACTTTgcttattcatttatttatttattataacttcTCTTCCTCGTGAAatcttttcatttaattaattaatttaatctaattttatttttggacgGGCCCATCTTTGGACCTGTAATAAGCCCACGTGGCCATTTATTGTTCGTCCTGCAATTTTTAGACATTACCAACTTTTTCCTCCCACGTGAATATGAATCTGATTGCACTTCTTTATTTCTTCCAAGTTTCAACATTCTATTCTTTGATTTCTCTAACCAGTTTCTTCCCCTTTATTTTACTTGGGATTTAAAATCGTTAATCTTATCTTACGATGAAGCAAAACTAGATTTTAGATACATGTATTATTGGAGAtcttacattaattaaaaataaaataaatttattatatgtaaatGGATATAATTCtcgtattttaattaaattttataatttttaatataatattataatcaagttattttactcaaatttattattattaaatctaTCGTATCACATATCGTGGATTTTTAGTCAACTTCATTAACTCGTAACACTTCCATGCTTTCTAATCCTTGATAACAACATAACATTAATCACCGTTTTTTCCATGTAGTTGATGCCAAAATCAATTCCCATAATTCATTTGAACATATTTGAAGTTAATATCCTTTTACACTACTTTGTTGAAACCCCTCTTGATAAGACCTAAACTTTATACAATCTTTGCAATTCCATTACCAACTTTTAACGAATTATAGtgaatcatttataaaaatcaaactTTGTACGTTGTGGTTTACATATAAAATGagaattacataaatatttaaaattaaaataaaacgaGTATACGTTACAAaccatatataattaaaaactaactttccaaaataaataaagccAATATTTCTAGCAACAAATAAAATCCTATCTTTTGGTTGGAGCTCTAGTAGAGTCTTAAGGTGATTAAGTAATCAGACagctaaaatatataaacaaaaagtataattagtaataagtaatattttttaaatatttacacaatttaattcaaatttaaaa contains:
- the LOC114176332 gene encoding LAG1 longevity assurance homolog 2 is translated as MDFLWTENATPHSSHFSAAIYFAFASFAARFFLDRFVFRRLSIRMLTKGKAPSRITKEMQVKIGKCSESMWKLTYYAAVEAFILKITYQEPWFSNTKLYFNDWPNHELKSSLVLYYMCQCGFYIYSIAAILTWETRRKDFSVMFTHHVITVLLIGCSYLTSFFRIGSIILALHDASDVFMEAAKVFKYSGREFGASVCFGFFAVSWLILRLIFFPFWVIKATSIDLQQCLNLSEGFDMFLYYIFNTMLIMLLIFHIYWWKLICAMIYRQLKNRGKVGEDIRSDSDDD